One Malus sylvestris chromosome 14, drMalSylv7.2, whole genome shotgun sequence DNA segment encodes these proteins:
- the LOC126599125 gene encoding uncharacterized protein LOC126599125: protein MEFVNRLEDWTKLIKISDPMEEGCRLGPVVSKGQNSNFKEFWLTNNVKWTLTRDEDFNCRAAHWADLHALLYNALPPNLFLWGHHFLSFSISSDKSSVIVKASSHQTNEIIEIVGDLLVAADGCLSSIRQSFVPDHKLRYLGYCAWRGVLDFTGNESSETLTGIRREYPELGKCLYFGLGSGTHTVLYELLNRRLNWIWYVHQPEPDLKHNSMTMKATSNMIQSMHKEAEKMWLPEFVRVIKETKEPFSWLE, encoded by the exons ATGGAGTTTGTGAACAGGCTTGAGGACTGGACCAAACTCATCAAGATTTCGGATCCTATGGAAGAAGGTTGCAGGCTTGGCCCTGTTGTTAGTAAGGGGCAG AATAGTAATTTCAAagaattttggttgacaaataaTGTGAAATGGACGCTAACTAGAGATGAGGATTTCAACTGCAGAGCAGCACATTGGGCTGACCTGCATGCCCTTCTGTACAATGCATTACCACCAAACCTGTTTCTTTGGGGTCACCATTTCCTATCTTTCTCCATTTCCAGTGACAAGTCTTCAGTTATAGTGAAGGCTTCATCCCATCAGACTAATGAAATCATCGAAATTGTCGGTGATTTGCTCGTTGCAGCGGATGGATGTCTCTCTTCGATCCGCCAAAGTTTTGTCCCTGACCATAAACTGAG GTATTTGGGTTACTGCGCATGGAGAGGGGTGCTTGATTTTACAGGAAATGAGAGTTCAGAAACCTTAACCGGCATCCGAAGGGAATACCCTGAGCTTGGGAAATGCTTGTACTTTGGCTTAGGTTCTGGGACGCACACCGTGCTATACGAGCTTCTGAACCGAAGGCTGAATTGGATTTGGTATGTCCACCAACCGGAGCCTGATCTGAAGCATAACTCGATGACCATGAAAGCGACCAGCAACATGATCCAGAGTATGCACAAAGAAGCAGAGAAAATGTGGCTTCCAGAGTTTGTGAGAGTgatcaaggaaacaaaagagCCTTTCTCGTGGCTTGAATGA